In Acanthopagrus latus isolate v.2019 chromosome 6, fAcaLat1.1, whole genome shotgun sequence, the genomic window AGCACAACAACGACACCTCACCAGAGAGGGGGACTAAGGAGGAAGACGTGTCCAGCGAGGCCTGGAGGAGCCACAGAAAACACGTGTTCGTGCTGAGTGAGGCTGGAAAGCCGATCTACACCCGATACGGCACGGAGGAGGCTCTGTCCAGCACCATGGGGGTGATGATGGCACTCGTGTCCTTCGTCGAGGCTGAGAAGAACATAATTCGCTCCATCCATGCAGGTCAGAATTTACTCAGGGAAGTGTTTCATAAAGTCGAATAAATGGTTTAAAGGAGCtttctgaaatgtgtctgtaaacattttgtgtgtcaGACGGCTGTAAGGTTGTCTTCCTCGCCAAGAGCCCTCTGGTCCTGGTGGGCGTGTCTCGAACCTGTCAGTCAGACAAGGAGCTGCTGCGGGAGCTGCAGTACATCTACTACCAGATCGTCAGCCTACTCACCCTCACCCAGCTCAACCACATCTTCCAGCACAAGCAAAACTATGACCTGCGCCGCCTGCTGGCCGGCTCGGAGTATCTCACCGACAACCTGCTGCACCGGCTGGACCGCGACCCTGGCCTGCTGCTCAGCGCCGTCACCTGCCTTCCTCTGGCCAGCTCCGCCAGGGACGTGGTGTCCGCGAGCCTGCAGGCTGCCAAGGCCAAAAACCTGGTGTTCTCCATCCTGCTGGCAGGGGACCGCCTGGTCACTCTGGTGAGGAAAAAGGACCAGTTCCTGCACCACATAGACTTGCACCTGGTCTTCAACCTCGtcggctcctcctcctcctttcgTGAGGGTGAAGGCTGGACGCCGATCTGCCTGCCAAAGTTCAACACTGCAGGATTTTTCCACGCTCACATTTCTTACCTGGAGCCCGCGTCCGAGCTCTGCCTCATCCTGGTCTCAACTGACCGAGAGGACTTTTTCAATATGTCCGACTGCAAGCAACGGTTCCTGGAGAGGCTGAGCAAGCGCAGTGCCTACCAGGCCATGAAGGAGGCACTTAAATGTCCCAGCTACTCTGTGGAGCAGGTCGGCATCCCGGAGCTCAGGCACTTCCTGTACAAATCAAAGAGCTCAGGGCTGTACACCAGGTGGGCAAGACATTTTATATCTTTGGCGCTTTCAGGGAGCATGCTAACTGCTTCAAGTCATTACAGTTTTCCTTTCATTGTGCACAAAATCTCTTTGTTTGTCCCTCCAGTCCAGAGTTTCCTGCCGTCTACCAGTCTGACGAAGAGCAAGAAAGGATGATGGGGTTGTACCAGGACCTTCACAGCCACTTGCATCATCCAACCAGACCTCTCCGCTCCTTCTACCGCTGCAGTGAAACTGAAAACCTGCTGGCATGGGTGAGTCTGGCATTGTGACATGAGATGCTATCAGTATTTTACAATTGCTCTGGCTCGATTTTCACAACAGAGCTACAGTTTCCCACAACATGAAATTAGGAAATAGAACCTGATAGAACAGAATCTaccaaaacatcacaacattgTTCATGTTCGTCAGTTTTTTTTAGGCTATTGTGACATTGTGGTCTCAAGATATGATATGTAATGTTTGTggattaaaatgtctaaaaacagcgagacctttgtttattttggtgaGTTGTGCCCTGACATTATCCCAGTTGTTCCCAACAATGTTCAATCCAAACAAAATCCATTCTTTTTAAGGTATTTAGGTGATCAGATTTGTGTAAGCAATACTGATTATTCAACAATGAAGACATAATGACACACAACTTCcatctttcattttgtgttgattgAGCAGCAGAAACTACattctgtgcatttttttttttacatttaatgcattttaacaaGGTGATCATCAAATAATGTTCTCAAACATGAACTACTTTTAATTCTTTGTTATTTCCTCAAGAGCATACAGATAGCACtgacacaaaaatgcaaattttaagCAGAAGTCGTTGTGACAGTAGTGCTAATATGAGATGGAGCGCATTTTGTCTTTTAAGGTGGTAGTTTAGCGCGTCAGTTTGACGCTTTGGATCAAGCGTTTTAcctataaatgtttttttttagattctgTAATACTCATTCAAACAGCCTTATACTGCCTTGTCTGGGTCTGCCCTCTGTCCTGCAGGTGACGAGCGGCTTTGAGCTCTACCTCTGCTTCAGTCCGCTGGGGACCAAGGCCTTGGCCGTCTCTGCCGTCAACAAACTGCTAAAGTGGATCAGGAAGGAAGAGGATCGCCTCTTCATCCTGAGTCCGCTCACATACTGAGCCCCCGCTGCCTGCCGGTCGACCTTCTGGAACACAAAGCTTCACCCTGAACTCCGACAGGCCCGGTGCTACTAACAGCTGCGGATGAtgcagcagtcagttcagtGTTAAGAGCGATTGTCGAAGcgatttatttgtttttgtttctttcttgcTTCTGGGTTCCTCTGATCTAATTCACAGGTTTGTGATGACGTAGATTGCACAACGAGGGTAAATTAAAGCAGTATTTTATCTGGTTAGATTTTTATAACTTTAAATTTTGGATcagcagatgaagcagcagcagcatcatcagcgACACAATAACAACAGgtgatgtttgtgtgctgctgaaGTTGTTTCACAAATGATTGTTTTACTGTAACACGCCTATTACGCCTctaaaaaatgctgttttttttttttaaaaatgctatCAGTTCTTAAAGATGAAgattacatttgaatttaaaaactgGAATTTACTTAAGACCTGCAGTAGAATGTATTTTCTTGTTATAAGACATACTGTCACATGTGTCAACCACATTCCTTTATCTTTACATGACCAACAACTGTAAGAATCATTATTGTTTTACCTCTATGCACTTTCATTATGCAAAACACACTCCAAGAGAAATGTGTGGATGAGTCTGTAACCTGTTTACTGCTGTTTGCTATTTGATCGTGTTAAGATGTGTTGTTCACATCAGTGTGAAGGAGTCCTTTAATCTCACATGGTCCATAAGACACTTACGTTGCGTTACGCATAACAATTAAGAGAATTAGTATGTGTGATATTTTAGAAGCTTGTGGTTAAGTGCATTTAATGGGATGCTGCTTTGCACAAGGAATCAAATGTTGCCACACCTGCCTCCACTAATCATGCCTTAACTAACAGTCATTGTGCAAAGCCCATACAGGTTCGCAACAGTGCAGAACTACGGCAGCTGCGCAATTACACAATTACTaaatatgattaaataaatgGCTAGAAAGAAAACCAACTCCTTTCCCCCCCCCAAGTCCTGTGTCTTGCTCGAGTGTGTGGCGTTTGCTTACTTTTAACCAATTAACTTAAAAGAGCACCAtgtcgttttggagaagaaattcaaattctgaATTTCTAATATTTGCAATATTGATGAGGTTATAGTACAAAGGTGAGGTTACAGttttttccattactgaataaacaagctgttctcaagcTGAGATAGAACACagtgaagctagaaaggtggcagggtccgccaaatatagTCAAAGTTTAACtttatgaaattgtgttgtccatTAAGGCTAACTTgtctgttcagtttgttcagtcttgaaaacaaagagagtttgtcgATTAACATTCGTTCAGCCACTAAATGAAGAGCTTTCTCTTCTAATTAGGATCTCTTCCCAAACACAATAATATCCACACAACCCTATTTTTAGTCCCAGTATAATAACACAAATATGATTCACCTATTCCAGCTGTTCATTTACAGATTTAgatctttctttttgttcagtgtaCCATCATATTTCAGGAGACCATCATCGGGCGAAGCAGCAGACATGCTGGTTTGTTGCCTAAACAATAAGGAAACTGTAACCACACTTGCTGGCGGTGAGGAGGGGTGAAGTGTGCGGTGAGTAATCCTGAACGGGTTGCCggaaagacaggaaacaagCCTCGTCAAAAACAACCCAAAAGTGCAAAATCACGTTCGTCCTGCATCAATTTATGGTAACATCTGCGTCACCGGGCAAGGTGAGTTAACCAACCCGGCGCGTGGGTTCACTGGGTCGGTGCGCGTGTGTCAGTGTGGAGcgctgacaggaggaggaggaggaggaggaggagccagcTGCTGAAGACACCCAGGCAGAGCGCACCGACTCATACCAGCAGCTCAAGTTAAATCCGAAACTAACACACTTCACACGTTGTAGCCGTTTGTGAGGACGGACAGGCCCTAACTTTAAAACataagtttatttatttatttatttttatatcgTGTTATCCAGAGGAGAGATCAGTCATCCTCGGGCTGATCTGAAGTCAGAGAAGGACCAAACCCTCACTGGATCCCTGAAGAGAGGACAGTAACTAACCTGCACAGGTAGGCTCTTCATTCCACTCACAGCCGCATGCACTGTACATGCTTTCTGAACCAGGTGGTAAAGACGAGGCCGCCTGACACTTCTCAGTAGTTCAGGTATCACAGTGAACATGCAGCCACTGTAGGTAGACAACgtccacagaaacatcacacagTGAGACTataacaacatgttttaactttaacttgtTTCTATGCAGCACTTTCAGAATTCAGATCAATGACACAAATTGGGAACTGGGGGAACTGTCTCATTCACTGCTCCATTCATAATGTGAGAGTGATGAAATATGATAGTTCACATTCTTAACTGGATTTATTCCCAGTGCAGTTTGTGTACTGGGCCACATTGCCTGACACTAACCATTGTTAAAACCCACACAGCAAGGTGTTGcctcatttcacacatttctcttaTCTGGTGCAGCTGAAAGTCTCAAATGGCATTAAAACAATGTGGATCGGAGCCAGAATGCAGCGGCACGATTTCGCTGAACTCAAGGAAGACTtggaaaaatgagaaaacagaagCACGAACATGGAGTTGAAAATGATAACATAGACTGCTACCAAAGAGGATGAAtaggacaaaaacagacaaaagcaccAGCTCACAACGATGCTgcttctgcacattttttcacaattgaTTGTCCATTGATTGACTATTTCTGAAGAATAAAACCAAAGACACAATTCCTGATCTGaatcatttcaaacacaatGTAAATTCTGAGCTGTTGTTTCTCCTAACTGCTGGGTTCTGGTGGTTCTGTTATGGTTTGGGATGCATTTCCTGCCACTGGATCAATACGTGTGTCCTTGGGGTCCAATGCATTTTCACCATTGATTGTATGCACTGCAGATTGCCTCCTCAGATCCCTGTGGATATCTGTGCAGTAATTCATTATTGTGAGGCGCTCTCCTTCACTCTAATTAACTACTGCCGGAGTACCTGTGAGCCAGGCACTGATCCAGTAAAGCTGTTGCATTCAGTCTGCATCCCTCTCATTGAAGCATTGCAGGTCTTTGTTGTAAAGTTAATGATAGTGaggaaacattgtgttttatatgttgGAAAATGAGGCagataaaaactgttttggATAATTTAACATTGTGACTATAAATCAGAATCATGTGTAGTTTTGCTTGAAATCCTGTTTGATATGTTCTGATAGCAGGACCAAGGAGGCTGGTGTTCTCTTTACTTGAATGCACTGATGCAGCCTATAATTAGCACTATAGTACAATGAATGGAAACTCAATTTCAACCATTTGCTTTATTAACCATGAGCATGAAGAAAGTCAATCAGTGCCATTACTATGTATACCCATGTCCCCTCACCTTAACCTCGGCCTCACATGAAGGCGCTGATGTTAAAATGTAACACAGGGTTAGTGGGCTTCTATGAATTATTGATGTAAAGACACCAGACTCTTGactccaaacattttttttttctgcacatgaCTTCTTATAGTGAGAATAAGTGCCTCTTTCTTGAAATAATTTTggtcaaaataaagaaagaatattGCCAGAGTTGATGAAATTCTTTGGCACGGGCAGGTGAGCCGTTTCTTTTTTCACCTGGGACTTAATAAGGCACATGTCCTCTAATGACCATCAGTCCGTGCACATCTTTCCCCCTGAAAGGCACGTAGTGGTTGTGACAGGAATCCAAAGTAGAGAGGCCGGGGATCTTGAATACAGCCTTACCGTGACGTGTCTAGTTAATGATCCACCCGACGACGTCTGTTCAGGTTGAGGACCAGGCTAGCAGTTTGAATCATGGTTCCATTTGGGTGGTTGGTTGTTCAGAGACTGACGAAGATGTGCCATGAAAAAATGCTCAGTTTTATATGATACATTTACAGCAGTATAGTTGAACTAAGGCCACTGACTGTGATTCtcttacatgaaaacaaacttgACTCACAAGGGAAGAAAAATAGACGGGACTTTGGGTTAACCAGAATAAACATGACCAGGCAGATATGAGTGACTTGTGCAGGAAGTCACAAAAATAGTTTCATCcactgtctgctgtgctgagcGACACCAGCACAGTTCTCTGTTTGATTGTGTAAACACTTCCTCTCAGTGGGAGTCAGAGGAAGCTTTTATCTTTATGACTGCATGTACTTTAATCATTGTCTGGACAAACCAAGATGATGATTTTTGCTGCACATCTATTGAGATTAAGTACGGAACATAATTAAGCAGACTGACACTGATTTCAActttacagaaatacaaagaaTGTATCCTCCCAGATAGCACCATGTCCATCACACAACACATCTTTAGTGATAACTTTGGATTTTGACTATTGCTTTGCTGGGAGCCCCATGGTAAATACACGATTGAAGGAAGTCAGTGCTCTTAGCAGCTTCAGATGTACTGGTAGGCAGTGTCTAGCAAATTAGCATATAACGATGTCCACAGTGAAACTTGTCATTGATGGTGACATTGTTGTTGGCAGGGAGAAGGGGGGCTTATTATGGTCCTTAATTTCAGGTACTGTGTCTCCTCAAAGTTTCCATTAGGCAGCAGTTGCATATTGGCACACCACAGTGCTGATCCCCACTGTTGCCTTGACCCGCTAATCATACCTTTCCTGCTGGCCAACATGCTTCCCCGTGCTGACTTTTAGAGGGGGATTTGTCTCCATCACACCAGGAAACtaataaaatgaataacaaagacaaggttgagagaaacacactgacagtgacaagcagaaaaaaacacaaaatttaacaatatgaaaacaataaatggaTCATAAAGACAATGAGCAGcaacaaacattattttctttcccaCATGTCGCCAATGCCAACAATTCCTGCCTTCCGGCAGCTCTGAGGGGAATGGTTTGAGGGCCTTTTAAATACCAGTGTTACGATGGTCAGGGCTTAATAGTCAATCTGTCAGCCATGAGGGATAGATGATGCTATTGTCCACTGGCCGACCCTAGCTGGAATGCAGATTTTGTCACCTTTGGACAAAGCTATACTAGATGTATCCCCCATTTTCCACTctatatgctaagctaagctaactatcTCCTGGTTTTGAATTTAATGTACATATTAAAGTGGTCATCTAGCGCTTGTCACAAGGGCAGATGTTTTCTTGCTTTAAAGACTCACTCTGTCATC contains:
- the mon1a gene encoding vacuolar fusion protein MON1 homolog A, yielding MDGGPQKPAVGWENGMLAPVDRLRTERADSPVPGLVEGTEPGAGQQSAMFVHAQSFEDLTAEAEEDVEREAGLDQSGEPVEDLKVLVGEKTIEEQHNNDTSPERGTKEEDVSSEAWRSHRKHVFVLSEAGKPIYTRYGTEEALSSTMGVMMALVSFVEAEKNIIRSIHADGCKVVFLAKSPLVLVGVSRTCQSDKELLRELQYIYYQIVSLLTLTQLNHIFQHKQNYDLRRLLAGSEYLTDNLLHRLDRDPGLLLSAVTCLPLASSARDVVSASLQAAKAKNLVFSILLAGDRLVTLVRKKDQFLHHIDLHLVFNLVGSSSSFREGEGWTPICLPKFNTAGFFHAHISYLEPASELCLILVSTDREDFFNMSDCKQRFLERLSKRSAYQAMKEALKCPSYSVEQVGIPELRHFLYKSKSSGLYTSPEFPAVYQSDEEQERMMGLYQDLHSHLHHPTRPLRSFYRCSETENLLAWVTSGFELYLCFSPLGTKALAVSAVNKLLKWIRKEEDRLFILSPLTY